In Carya illinoinensis cultivar Pawnee chromosome 7, C.illinoinensisPawnee_v1, whole genome shotgun sequence, the following are encoded in one genomic region:
- the LOC122315802 gene encoding uncharacterized protein LOC122315802 isoform X2: MGSDSNSAASTSSTSSPSGKRARDPEDEVYVDNLHSHKRYLSEIMASSLNGLTVGDPLPENIMESPARSEIMFYPRDELSLQYSPMSEDLDDTRFCETPINTCLSQPDSVPTSPVSPYSPVSPYRYQRPLGGFSYATSSSSHPSHGYAVPATVTCSQPRQRGSDSEGRFPSSPSDICHSADLRRAALLRSVMRTQPTGPSFHELAFCSGQDPVPNIEAEEPYMKSLVDEREYQIEECSSMGVPDSDFNRERSCRVLNMNVKGNGSGD, encoded by the exons ATGGGCTCAGACTCGAACTCAGCAGCATCTACATCGTCAACATCATCGCCCAGCGGAAAGCGAGCTAGAGATCCAGAAGATGAGGTTTACGTCGACAATCTCCATTCTCACAAACGCTACCTCAGCGAG ATAATGGCGTCCAGTTTGAATGGATTGACGGTTGGAGACCCACTCCCTGAGAATATCATGGAATCTCCAGCGAGGTCTGAAATCATGTTCTACCCCAG GGATGAGTTGTCCTTGCAGTATTCACCAATGTCAGAAGACTTGGATGACACTCGATTTTGTGAGACCCCCATAAACACTTGCTTATCACAACCTGACAGTGTGCCCACCAGTCCTGTCTCTCCATACAG TCCTGTCTCTCCATACAGGTATCAAAGACCTCTTGGTGGATTCTCGTATGCAACTTCCTCTAGTTCACACCCTTCGCATGGCTATGCTGTTCCAGCTACTGTCACTTGTTCACAGCCTCGTCAACGAGGCTCAGACTCTGAGGGTCGGTTCCCCTCATCACCTAGTGATATATGTCATTCAGCTGACTTGAGGAGGGCTGCACTCTTGCGATCTGTGATGAGAACACAGCCTACTGGCCCATCATTTCATGAACTGGCATTTTGTTCAGGACAAGATCCTGTACCTAATATAGAAGCTGAAGAGCCATATATGAAGTCTCTGGTGGATGAGAGGGAGTATCAAATTGAGGAGTGTTCTTCAATGGGTGTGCCAGACTCTGATTTTAACCGAGAGAGGTCTTGCAGAGTATTGAATATGAATGTTAAAGGGAATGGTTCTGGGGATTAG
- the LOC122315802 gene encoding uncharacterized protein LOC122315802 isoform X1: protein MGSDSNSAASTSSTSSPSGKRARDPEDEVYVDNLHSHKRYLSEIMASSLNGLTVGDPLPENIMESPARSEIMFYPRDELSLQYSPMSEDLDDTRFCETPINTCLSQPDSVPTSPVSPYSVPTSPVSPYRYQRPLGGFSYATSSSSHPSHGYAVPATVTCSQPRQRGSDSEGRFPSSPSDICHSADLRRAALLRSVMRTQPTGPSFHELAFCSGQDPVPNIEAEEPYMKSLVDEREYQIEECSSMGVPDSDFNRERSCRVLNMNVKGNGSGD, encoded by the exons ATGGGCTCAGACTCGAACTCAGCAGCATCTACATCGTCAACATCATCGCCCAGCGGAAAGCGAGCTAGAGATCCAGAAGATGAGGTTTACGTCGACAATCTCCATTCTCACAAACGCTACCTCAGCGAG ATAATGGCGTCCAGTTTGAATGGATTGACGGTTGGAGACCCACTCCCTGAGAATATCATGGAATCTCCAGCGAGGTCTGAAATCATGTTCTACCCCAG GGATGAGTTGTCCTTGCAGTATTCACCAATGTCAGAAGACTTGGATGACACTCGATTTTGTGAGACCCCCATAAACACTTGCTTATCACAACCTGACAGTGTGCCCACCAGTCCTGTCTCTCCATACAG TGTGCCCACCAGTCCTGTCTCTCCATACAGGTATCAAAGACCTCTTGGTGGATTCTCGTATGCAACTTCCTCTAGTTCACACCCTTCGCATGGCTATGCTGTTCCAGCTACTGTCACTTGTTCACAGCCTCGTCAACGAGGCTCAGACTCTGAGGGTCGGTTCCCCTCATCACCTAGTGATATATGTCATTCAGCTGACTTGAGGAGGGCTGCACTCTTGCGATCTGTGATGAGAACACAGCCTACTGGCCCATCATTTCATGAACTGGCATTTTGTTCAGGACAAGATCCTGTACCTAATATAGAAGCTGAAGAGCCATATATGAAGTCTCTGGTGGATGAGAGGGAGTATCAAATTGAGGAGTGTTCTTCAATGGGTGTGCCAGACTCTGATTTTAACCGAGAGAGGTCTTGCAGAGTATTGAATATGAATGTTAAAGGGAATGGTTCTGGGGATTAG